The following are from one region of the Nicotiana tomentosiformis chromosome 7, ASM39032v3, whole genome shotgun sequence genome:
- the LOC104119526 gene encoding pentatricopeptide repeat-containing protein At3g53360, mitochondrial, which produces MQIVFTMIKRLISIRSYVNHSVHPSFNNEQSSNDHIIFLCKQKLFKQALEAFELLQRNTSYNLYPSTYAQLVSACSSLRSLQYARKVHSHILSSNYQPDMIFENHLLNMYGKCGSLSDARKVFDEMLERNLVSWTSIIAGYSQNCQENEAVDLYFRMRQWGLTPDQFTFGSVIKACSNMNQVELGKLLHGHVIKSEHGSHLIAQNALIAMYTKFSRINEALAVFLRIKSKDLISWSSMVAGYSQLGYELEALSCFREMLSRGIYKLNEFVFGSVFSACRSLAQAEYGRQIHGLSLKFGLGFDAFVGCAVTDMYARCAWLHSARTAFYQIGNPDLVSWNALIAGFAYGGDPEEAISLFSQMRTLRLTPDDVTIRSLLCAFVSPSALFLGKQVHCYVIKSGFDLEISVSNTLLSMYANCSDLPDAYKIFNEIQKKADLVSWNAILTAFLQQSESGEVFSLFKMMILSSNKPDHITLVNMLGASGKVASLEVGDQVCCYAMKNGLIEDICVMNALIDMYVKCGNMTSSRKLFDSMDNPDAVSWSSLIVGYAQFGYGEEALDLFQKMRYLAVKPNQVTFVGVLTACSHVGRVKEGWLLFRAMETEFGIVPTREHCCCVVDMLARAGCIEEAEVFINQMELDPDIVMWKTLLAACKTRNNLDVGKRAAKKILEIDPSNSAAHVLLCNIFASTGSWKDVASLRGLMRQKGVKKVPGQSWIEVKDRIHVFLAEDCMHPERDRIYSMLDELWLQMLDDDYLPLHI; this is translated from the coding sequence ATGCAAATTGTTTTCACAATGATAAAAAGGTTAATTTCAATCCGGAGCTATGTCAATCACAGCGTACATCCTTCTTTCAACAATGAACAGTCAAGTAATGATCATATAATCTTCTTATGTAAGCAAAAGTTATTCAAACAAGCACTAGAGGCATTCGAGTTGTTACAAAGGAACACATCTTACAATTTGTATCCAAGCACGTATGCTCAGCTAGTATCCGCGTGCTCGTCTCTTAGATCCCTGCAGTATGCAAGAAAGGTTCATAGTCATATATTATCATCCAATTATCAACCAGACATGATTTTTGAAAATCATTTGTTGAATATGTATGGTAAATGTGGGTCGTTGAGCGATGCTCGAaaggtgtttgatgaaatgctcgAACGAAATTTGGTCTCTTGGACTTCGATAATTGCTGGGTACTCGCAGAATTGTCAGGAGAATGAAGCTGTAGATCTTTACTTTCGAATGCGACAGTGGGGTCTTACACCGGACCAGTTTACATTTGGTAGCGTAATCAAAGCGTGCTCGAATATGAATCAGGTGGAGTTAGGGAAGCTGTTGCACGGGCATGTCATTAAATCAGAACATGGTTCCCACCTTATTGCTCAGAATGCACTGATTGCGATGTATACAAAGTTTAGTCGAATTAATGAGGCATTGGCAGTGTTCTTGCGTATTAAATCGAAGGATTTAATTTCATGGAGCTCAATGGTTGCTGGATATTCACAGCTTGGCTACGAATTAGAAGCTTTGTCCTGCTTCAGGGAGATGCTTAGTCGGGGAATCTACAAACTGAATGAATTCGTTTTTGGAAGCGTCTTTAGTGCCTGTCGAAGTCTTGCACAAGCAGAATATGGAAGACAAATACATGGTTTAAGTCTAAAATTTGGGCTCGGTTTTGATGCTTTTGTTGGTTGTGCTGTTACTGACATGTATGCCAGATGTGCATGGTTGCATTCTGCAAGAACTGCATTCTACCAAATAGGAAACCCTGATCTTGTATCCTGGAATGCTCTGATTGCGGGATTTGCATACGGAGGTGATCCCGAGGAAGCTATATCTCTCTTTTCTCAAATGAGAACTTTGAGGTTGACCCCAGATGATGTCACAATTCGTTCTTTACTTTGTGCCTTTGTAAGTCCATCTGCTCTCTTTCTAGGAAAGCAAGTGCACTGCTATGTTATTAAGAGTGGCTTTGATTTAGAGATTTCCGTCTCTAATACATTACTTTCAATGTATGCCAACTGCTCAGATCTTCCAGATGCATATAAAATATTCAATGAGATACAAAAGAAGGCAGATTTAGTTTCGTGGAATGCCATTCTTACCGCTTTTCTACAACAGAGTGAGTCTGGAGAAGTCTTCTCATTATTTAAAATGATGATTCTTTCTTCTAATAAGCCTGATCATATTACATTAGTTAATATGCTTGGGGCTTCTGGAAAAGTAGCCTCTTTGGAAGTAGGAGACCAAGTTTGTTGCTATGCCATGAAAAATGGGCTAATTGAAGATATATGTGTCATGAATGCTTTAATTGACATGTATGTGAAATGTGGAAATATGACAAGCTCTAGGAAGCTCTTCGATAGTATGGATAACCCTGATGCGGTCTCATGGAGCAGTTTAATAGTGGGGTATGCTCAGTTTGGATACGGAGAAGAAGCTCTAGATCTCTTCCAGAAGATGAGATATTTAGCTGTCAAGCCAAACCAAGTTACCTTCGTCGGGGTTTTGACTGCTTGTAGTCATGTTGGACGAGTAAAAGAAGGGTGGCTGTTGTTCAGAGCCATGGAAACGGAGTTTGGTATTGTACCAACTAGAGAGCATTGTTGCTGTGTGGTTGACATGCTTGCCCGAGCTGGCTGCATAGAAGAAGCAGAAGTTTTTATCAATCAAATGGAACTTGATCCTGATATTGTGATGTGGAAAACTTTGTTAGCTGCCTGTAAGACACGTAACAATCTTGATGTGGGCAAACGAGCCGCAAAGAAAATTTTGGAGATTGATCCCTCGAATTCTGCTGCACATGTGTTACTCTGTAACATTTTTGCTTCTACTGGAAGTTGGAAGGATGTTGCATCACTGAGGGGTCTGATGAGACAAAAAGGTGTCAAAAAGGTTCCAGGTCAAAGCTGGATTGAAGTCAAGGACCGGATCCATGTCTTCTTGGCTGAGGACTGTATGCACCCGGAAAGGGACAGAATATACTCCATGCTAGATGAACTGTGGCTACAGATGCTGGATGACGACTATTTGCCCCTTCATATTTAG
- the LOC104119527 gene encoding pentatricopeptide repeat-containing protein At2g37310 translates to MRFKAATTNGYVSEAYENLLHRLKSYNIDYSLYGHLLQLCKEHCLIRQGKQLHARLILSSTIPNNFLASKLINFYAKTKHLKEAHHVFDQIPMKNTFSWNALLIGYSSENHHVETLNLFSSFLSQNFGSADVRPDNFTVTCVLKALCGLLVDSGLAKIIHCYVVKTGFDLDVFVSNGLITSYSKCGDMVSSKNLFDEIPERDVVSWNSMISGYSQCGFYEECKGLFREMLDSEGFRPDGVTVVSVLQACAQSNDLILGMEVHRYVIENRIEVDILVFNSIIALYSKCGSLDYAQDLFEEMGDKDEITYGAMISGYMNYGFVDKAISLFQEMEKPCLSTWNAVVSGLVQNNLYERALELVREMQLSRVQSNAVTLSSILPAISDLSFAKGGKEVHAFAIKSDCNQNIFVATGVIDTYAKLGFIQSAQQVFDHTKDRSVIIWTAIISAYANHGDAKAALDLFNVMLSHRIKPDTVTFTAVLAACAHSGLIEEAWRIFELLEKYGSQPLDEHYACMVGVLSLAGKLSEAVDFIRKIPIEPSARVWGALLNGASVYGDVEVGRFACSHLFEMEPENTGNYTIMANLYSKAGRWEEAQDLRKNMKIFGLKKIAGSSWMETCQGLKSFVATDEANEKVGEVYGILERLLGSMRDDGYVMMGKFNEETM, encoded by the coding sequence ATGAGGTTCAAAGCAGCTACCACCAATGGGTATGTTAGCGAAGCCTATGAAAATCTCCTCCACAGACTCAAAAGCTATAATATTGACTACTCATTGTACGGTCATCTCTTACAACTATGCAAAGAACATTGCCTGATTCGTCAAGGCAAGCAGCTCCATGCTCGCCTTATCCTCTCCTCAACCATTCCCAACAATTTCCTTGCATCAAAGCTCATTAATTTTTATGCGAAAACCAAACACCTCAAAGAAGCCCACCATGTGTTCGACCAAATACCCATGAAAAATACATTTTCTTGGAATGCCCTTCTCATCGGTTACTCCTCCGAGAATCACCACGTAGAAACTCTCAACTTGTTCTCTTCATTTTTGTCTCAGAATTTCGGCTCTGCTGACGTGAGACCTGATAATTTCACAGTGACTTGCGTGTTAAAAGCTCTTTGTGGGCTGTTAGTGGATTCTGGTTTGGCTAAAATAATTCATTGTTACGTTGTTAAAACTGGGTTTGATTTGGATGTGTTTGTATCGAATGGTTTGATCACTTCTTACTCGAAGTGTGGTGATATGGTATCGTCGAAAAATTTGTTTGATGAAATTCCTGAAAGGGATGTTGTGTCATGGAATTCAATGATATCGGGTTATTCTCAATGTGGGTTTTACGAGGAATGCAAAGGATTATTTAGAGAAATGTTGGATTCAGAAGGTTTTAGACCTGATGGGGTCACGGTGGTGAGTGTTCTACAAGCTTGTGCACAGTCAAATGATCTTATTTTGGGAATGGAAGTTCATCGGTATGTTATAGAAAACAGGATTGAAGTTGACATTTTAGTTTTTAACTCTATTATTGCGCTGTATTCAAAATGTGGTAGCTTGGATTACGCCCAAGACCTTTTTGAAGAGATGGGTGACAAGGATGAGATAACTTATGGTGCAATGATTTCAGGCTACATGAATTATGGATTTGTTGATAAAGCTATCAGTCTTTTTCAAGAAATGGAGAAACCATGTTTGAGTACTTGGAATGCTGTGGTATCAGGTCTAGTTCAGAATAATCTGTACGAACGAGCTTTAGAGTTAGTTCGTGAAATGCAGTTATCACGTGTTCAGTCTAATGCTGTGACCCTCTCAAGTATTCTTCCAGCAATTTCTGATTTATCATTTGCAAAAGGAGGGAAAGAAGTCCATGCATTTGCGATTAAGAGTGACTGTAATCAAAATATATTTGTTGCAACCGGAGTTATTGATACCTATGCAAAACTGGGGTTTATCCAATCAGCACAGCAAGTTTTTGATCACACAAAAGATCGGAGTGTGATTATTTGGacagcaattatctcagcatatGCTAACCATGGAGATGCCAAGGCAGCACTTGATCTATTTAACGTGATGCTGAGTCATCGCATAAAACCAGATACCGTCACATTTACTGCTGTATTGGCAGCTTGCGCCCATTCAGGACTGATTGAAGAAGCTTGGAGAATTTTTGAATTGTTAGAGAAGTATGGAAGTCAGCCTTTGGATGAACATTATGCTTGCATGGTGGGGGTTCTAAGTCTAGCAGGAAAGCTATCTGAAGCAGTTGATTTCATCAGAAAGATTCCAATCGAACCCAGTGCAAGGGTGTGGGGTGCACTACTTAATGGAGCTTCAGTTTATGGTGACGTCGAAGTTGGGAGATTTGCATGTAGTCATTTATTTGAAATGGAGCCTGAAAATACTGGAAACTATACCATCATGGCAAATTTATATTCAAAAGCTGGGAGGTGGGAAGAAGCTCAAGATCTTAGAAAGAACATGAAAATTTTTGGATTGAAGAAGATCGCTGGTAGTAGTTGGATGGAAACATGTCAAGGCTTAAAAAGCTTTGTAGCAACAGATGAAGCAAATGAAAAGGTTGGAGAAGTTTATGGGATATTGGAAAGATTGCTTGGTTCGATGAGGGATGATGGTTATGTGATGATGGGTAAATTTAACGAGGAAACCATGTGA
- the LOC104119528 gene encoding E3 ubiquitin-protein ligase SGR9, amyloplastic-like: MKDQRPLESIIMSALSTFTPPQLSDLTLYFSALYHRHHRRIFSLLSSPTLFSLTLHHLHSLSLHHKSLLIAKHLLFKLAIFTHFMHNNTILPQPSTTSMKLRDLDAVLLLLLLCELRQHDPEALDLPPSRWRLVLCQYIAKDALKLSSIRGSNREVIMKFIEMVAKCKNFINAMNDTGGSGGKDRKEVATSVAIVVALPSVEVSGGGGRECVICKEEMKEERDVCKLPCHHLFHWICVLPWLKTRNTCPCCRFQLPSDDVFAEIRRLWEIVVKTSDSAKFVGVV; encoded by the exons ATGAAAGATCAAAGACCCTTAGAATCCATAATCATGTCTGCACTTTCAACCTTTACTCCTCCTCAACTCTCCGATCTAACACTTTACTTCTCCGCCCTCTACCACCGCCATCACCGCCGTATTTTCTCTCTACTCTCTTCTCCCACCCTCTTTTCCCTCACCTTACACCACCTCCACTCTCTCTCCCTACACCACAAGTCTCTCCTCATAGCCAAACACCTATTATTTAAACTTGCAATATTCACTCATTTCATGCACAATAACACAATCTTGCCACAACCCTCCACCACCTCTATGAAACTCCGCGATTTAGACGCCGTTCTCCTCCTCCTACTACTCTGTGAACTCCGCCAACATGATCCAGAAGCACTCGATCTCCCTCCATCCAG GTGGCGCCTTGTTCTTTGTCAATACATAGCCAAAGACGCGCTAAAACTTTCTAGCATTAGGGGCTCTAACAGAGAAGTCATAATGAAGTTCATTGAGATGGTGGCAAAATGCAAGAACTTTATCAATGCCATGAATGATACAG GTGGTAGTGGAGGAAAAGATAGGAAGGAAGTGGCGACGTCAGTGGCGATAGTGGTGGCGCTACCGTCAGTGGAAGTGAGTGGCGGCGGAGGGAGGGAGTGTGTTATATGCAAAGAAGAGATGAAAGAAGAAAGAGATGTTTGTAAATTGCCATGTCATCATTTGTTTCATTGGATATGTGTTTTGCCTTGGTTGAAAACGAGGAACACATGTCCATGTTGCCGGTTTCAGTTACCGTCCGATGATGTTTTCGCCGAAATCCGACGGTTGTGGGAGATTGTGGTCAAGACGAGTGATAGTGCAAAGTTTGTAGGAGTTGTTTAG